A single genomic interval of Oryza sativa Japonica Group chromosome 7, ASM3414082v1 harbors:
- the LOC4342746 gene encoding ADP-ribosylation factor 1: MGLAFGKLFSRLFAKKEMRILMVGLDAAGKTTILYKLKLGEIVTTIPTIGFNVETVEYKNISFTVWDVGGQDKIRPLWRHYFQNTQGLIFVVDSNDRDRVVEARDELHRMLNEDELRDAVLLVFANKQDLPNAMNAAEITDKLGLHSLRQRHWYIQSTCATTGEGLYEGLDWLSSNIASKA; this comes from the exons ATGGGGTTGGCGTTCGGGAAGCTGTTCAGCCGGCTGTTCGCGAAGAAGGAGATGCGGATCCTGATGGTGGGGCTCGACGCCGCCGGAAAGACCACCATCCTCTACAAGCTCAAGCTCGGCGAGATCGTCACCACCATCCCCACCATTG GGTTCAATGTTGAAACTGTTGAGTACAAGAACATTAGCTTCACTGTCTGGGATGTGGGGGGTCAAGACAAG ATCAGACCTCTTTGGAGGCATTACTTCCAGAACACACAGGGTCTTATCTTTGTTGTGGATAGCAATGATCGCGACCGTGTTGTGGAAGCTAGAGATGAGCTGCACAGGATGCTGAATGAG GATGAGTTGCGTGATGCTGTGTTGCTTGTGTTTGCCAACAAGCAAGATCTTCCAAACGCTATGAATGCTGCTGAGATTACTGATAAGCTTGGATTACATTCCCTTCGTCAGCGTCACTG GTACATCCAGAGCACTTGTGCCACAACTGGCGAGGGTTTGTATGAGGGCCTGGATTGGCTGTCCAGCAACATTGCTAGCAAG GCTTGA